A window of Sphingobacterium kitahiroshimense genomic DNA:
CAATCCATGATTCCGATAAAAACAAATTCTACAAATCATGAACTATTCGAAGGTTGGCTTGGGTTCGATATTGTTCTAAAGAATTTCTTTTTGAATTAAAAATTTTATTTTAAATATTGTGTATTTGATTTGTCTTATTATTGATATTGTCAATTGCTGTAAAAAATGGTACTAATTCAGGATCTATCCATTTGATTAAATGATAAAGAATTTGTTTGATATCTGTAGCCTCTGTACAGTCAATATGTTGTCCATTGAAACATATTGGCTCACAATGATTGACTCTATTTCTAAAATCTTTGATTTTTTCTAATTTGGCATGTATACTAGCGCGGTTTTCATTCGTAGGTTTATGAGGGAAAATTTGTATTGGTTTTCCGTTCAACAAGGAATAATGATGTGGTAGAAATAGTGCTATCCAAAAACCAAATGTTTGGTCTGCTAATAGCTTACCATTAGTAATGGTTGTATTTCTTCGGTTGAACTTACGTTCGGATTTTATAATGCATTCTTTTAGATAATAACGTGATTGTCCAAGAGAGGGATTGCTCATGAATCCATTTTTTTGATTAATAATCCAATCTGGATCAATGAAATGTGCCGCTAGTATGTTACTTAAGGAATTACGAAGGATTACTTCAAATTGGGTCAGTAATGGATGAAATGCTTGTGCCAATCTAATATTTGCATTATACAGTCTTTTTGCTTTTTCTTTATGATTATGGGTGGCATACAAATACCTATTGTACCTTGATCGGGAAAGATATTTATGTCTAAGATTTATTTTCATTTTGGTAATTGGTTTAAAAATTACTATATTTGCACTGTAAGACTTGGTCAAGCCTCTTTCATTTCTGAAATGTAACCAAGTATAAGATATAAAGGGATTCTGTAAGGATCCCTTTTTTTATTGTCTTATTAATTCAGTTATCAATGCCCACCATTATTTCTTATCTCCATCTGCTGGTTTCGGTAACAAGCCAATAATTGGACGCTCGACATTTTTTATGTTATGAGGTTATTAGGTTAGCGAGTTAAAACTTAAAGTTCACAGATAATATATGATGTGGATATAAAACAGACCTTACACGTTATTAATTATTGGAAGAGCTAGTTGGGATGTATCCTATGGGCTATTTCTTCCTGTATGGAATATGAGTGTAGTTTGTCTTTTTATTTAATTTTTAATTCCATCAATGCCGATGGAATTAAAAAATTATTGGAAGTCGTGTGGTTATGCTAATTAGTTACTTTAACGAATATTTTTCTGATTACGCCATTTTGCTCAATAGCCTTTACACTCAATAATAAATTTGGAGCTTCTTGAAATACTCGACAATGTATTCTTTTTATATATCCAAGCTTGGTACCGTTGAATGTTACAATTACAGCTTCTTTATCATGCTCATTATCTTTATCCAACGCATATTGGAGTAAGTCTCCGTTCTTTACAAAGTTTCGAGGAATCTGAGCATAAGAAAGTCCTGAAATATCGGTTAAAAAATGAAGATCTGTTGTATTATGGTATTCTGCAAGAAATTCAAAGTTGTCAGTTGCCGTTAAGCCCTGAGTTTTGCCAAGTAAATAAAATTTGTCATCTGCCTTATCAGCAGGAACTTCCCAAAAGTCTAAAAAATTTTGAACATCAGGACGATCCGTTTTTATTAATCTATGGGAGAAAATAGAAAGTACATTGACGTCATATACCTTGTCTAAGTCTTGAAACTTGAAATAGGGTATAAATCCTTCTGTCTTTCTTAATGTTTTGGCTTCAGGTAAATATTGAAATGTAACATTATTATCGTTGTCTTTTTCCAAAAGACCAACAATATGCCTACGGGATCCCGACCCCTTACGCCATGCAAGATAAATTTTTGAAAACTCACTCATTGATAATAGATATAATGTTTTTGTATCGCAAAGTTAGCAATTTTAATAACAGCCGATTACTGGACGCTCGCCATCACAGTAGAATTGTCGATAAGACAATCCATGATGTATATTGCAATAAATTGTTGACTCTGCTATCAATGTTCGTTTCTATACGAAACTACTTGTTCATCATCAAACATAATTTTTAAGGCCATTATTATTTAACGCTTTCAATCCTGTTCTTTAAATATAATTCTTCTTTCATTTCTTACGCTACATCGACATCCGTGGAATCGTGCACCAATTGGAAACTGCTGAAAAGTACTCCTTCTAAATCAAAAATACATATCTGGACAACTAGATTTAGATTTAATTTGACGTGTGTAAGCTTTTGATCGAACTTTAGCACTTTTGTTTGATCAGGATCTTCAATAAAATATTTAAATGCATCTGTACTATCTATCCTACTTGATGCAAATGAAAAATTACCAGATTTACGTAGGAAATCTATTACATGACCTACAGTTGTATCCTCGGTAACGTAGCCATTATTTTTAAGCTCGTTAAATAAATCACTAAAACCATCTCGATGTTTAACATTACCAACTAAATCCAAACAATTATCATCGTTAATTAAACATTCTGCTTTGCAAATGATGTAATCAGATTTTAATCTATTTGTTCCCCAATAATGTGCAGCCTTTATTGATTCTTCCCAAAAGTAATATCCAGGAGATAGCCATGCGTCATCACGATCGCATATATAAGGACCATGAGCTAACACTTCATCATTATTGCCTCTGAAAGTTAATGTGTGGAAAATATCCTTTACCATTACCTAAATTTCTAATCTATCTCGTTAGTATGTTGCTTTAAAGGCTCATTTAAATCTGACAAATTCAAAGTTGGAAGAATTATGGGACGGATATTTGATTGCACAGTAATTGTACTTACATAAGCCCTTAAGTATGGAAAAAGAATTGCTATACAATTTGTGTAGAAATAATCTGGGACTTCCGCTAGGCTTGAAACATTAGTAAACTCGAAAATACTTTCGCAATCAACTGAAACAAAAGCTTCAGTAATACCTTCACTTTTTGCGATTATTGCAAACCTTAATTCAAAAATAGATCTTGATTTTATAAAAGTGCCTGATACAGCAAAAGAAACATCGATTTCACCTTCTTTATAAAAAGAAAAATCTAATAATGTTTTAGTGAACTTGTAGTTCGAAATTTTGAAAGATGCTGATTGCATTGGATTGATTTAAATAAAAAAGGTTCGAATATGAATTCGAACCTAAGTTATTGTTAATCTTGAAGCTTTCAAAATTATTTTTTTCATTTGTGAAAGTTATACTGCATCTTTTACTTGATAAGAACTCAGTAACTTTGAGCCCTCCTTTATCTAAATAGTTGCCGGAAGACCAAATTTCCATCACTTCCTCTCTACTTTTAGTAGCGAGAAAATTTTTTAGACTATCTAACATCTCTTTCATAATATTATTATTTCTTCAATTTTCATACCAATACTACATGTAAAGTGTTCCTCAGAAATTTCAAGGATTGGACTCTAATACAGTATTTCAAATGTGTACTATTGGCGGTACTTGAACGTTTTATTTGTACGTATAGAACAAACATAATCACGAAAAGTTTAATTTCCAAATTGATGGTGTTACTGATGGTACAGTTTGTAGTAGAAATGTTGTTGTAGGTGGTGTTGTAGATTATAGGCTTAAAATTCATAGGATTAAAGCTCTATGTGAAACGAATAACATCATATTAATGGCACGGTTCATTTATAGAATAATTCTCGCTTAGGTGAAGAAAAAGCTCAAAATAACTGCATATTTTTTTTTATTTCTTTTTTTAAAATATATAATATTGTTACACTTAGACAATTAAATTGCTCTTATCTGATATTAGATATTGCAGTTTATCAAATAAAGGAACGAACTCTTTGAAATGAACCGGATCGAGTTCCTTTAGACTTTCTGCAAATTTTCGCTTTTTCCCTTTGAAAAGATATATTGTTCTGGACGCTCACCATTTCCGTAGAATTCATAAGACAATCCATGATGCTTATTGAAAGTAAATCAACTCATCATGAACAATTCGAAGAGTATATGTGACTCTATGCCGAAAGCTATTGCTAATGCGCAAACCTCACATAAATACATTAAACTTAGTTTTAAATATTTCCCTCAGTTGGTTTCGGTAACAACCCAATTACTGGACATTCGCCATCACCGTAGAATTGTCCATAAGACAATCCATGATGTATATTGAAAACAAATCAAAACATCATGAACTATTCGAAGAGTTGGCTTGGTTTATTAACTTCTGAAACTAAGAGAACAAGAGCTTTATAAGAATAAATTATCCATTATTTAGCTCTATATTATTTTTTTGCAAAACTGCTTTCTAATATTTCTGCGATTAATCCATTTACTGATTGATTTTCTTGATTGAAGAAGTACTTAAACATGGTTAATGCATCTACATCTAGCGCTATGGCAATTCCGTAAACTTCATCAGCATATAATTCATTTAACTTATTTGCTTTTAATAAACGACTAAACCTAGTTTTCTCTATATCTGCTGAGGTGTAAAAATCAGATTGGGAATGAATGAACGGATGTAGGAGAGCTTTTAATAAATTATCAGACTCAATTGTAAGATTCAATTTACTGGCTTTTGATGAAACAAAAACTTTTTTACAGAATTTGTTAAAGTCAAAATTATGTTCAACAGAAAGGTCATAAAACCATTTTCCCATTAAGAACACTTTGTCAGCTAACAACTTTTCTATGTTATCTATATTTTTGTAGATTTCTTCTTTACTATCTTTCTTGTTACGGAGGAAATCAAGGAGTTCATTCTTGAATATACGAATATATTGTTTTTTATACTCCGGAATCTCCCTTGATTTAATAATCTGAGAATTTTGTTGCATATTTATTTTATTGTTCTTATATTTGATTTGTAATCAGCTAGTCTGATTAAAGTCTCGTTAACGAAACCAGCAAATTTTATTAACGCGAGACCTTTAGGAGCATATTGTCCCAATTTTGTATATTCGTACATTATTTGGGAGTAGCTCCTACTGGAAGTCGTGTTAGGCCCTTGCTGGTGCCAGTTAGCGATGGAAAGTAGGAGCTATTCCCTTTTTATAAGTAAACCTCCAATTTCTTCCACACGAGACTTATTTTCATTAACCAATGTTTTATTAACCGAATAAATGATGAAAAGAAAAGAGTCCAGAAATCCAATTTTACGTCTGCCGATCCAGGATCGGGCAGGGCATAGCGCTATCAATGCGTTGATAAAAAACAAGCTCCGACAACCGGAATAGCTTGTCAATCTTTAAAAC
This region includes:
- a CDS encoding HIRAN domain-containing protein, with translation MSEFSKIYLAWRKGSGSRRHIVGLLEKDNDNNVTFQYLPEAKTLRKTEGFIPYFKFQDLDKVYDVNVLSIFSHRLIKTDRPDVQNFLDFWEVPADKADDKFYLLGKTQGLTATDNFEFLAEYHNTTDLHFLTDISGLSYAQIPRNFVKNGDLLQYALDKDNEHDKEAVIVTFNGTKLGYIKRIHCRVFQEAPNLLLSVKAIEQNGVIRKIFVKVTN
- a CDS encoding protein-export chaperone SecB, coding for MQSASFKISNYKFTKTLLDFSFYKEGEIDVSFAVSGTFIKSRSIFELRFAIIAKSEGITEAFVSVDCESIFEFTNVSSLAEVPDYFYTNCIAILFPYLRAYVSTITVQSNIRPIILPTLNLSDLNEPLKQHTNEID